From the Paludisphaera mucosa genome, one window contains:
- a CDS encoding acyl-CoA carboxylase subunit beta, translated as MSTAPKSMEKLVEELRAARAHLEEGGGHARLEKQKSEGKLTARERVKTLVDEGSFEEIGLFARHRQTEFGMLGKEVPADGVVTGAASIDGRLVHLASQDFSVLGGSAGEVHSLKVAEVMEMSLHTGSPFVFINDSGGARVQEGIDSLSGYGKVFFTNVSLSGAVPQISLICGPCAGGAAYSPALTDFIIMTRKAQMFITGPQVIKQVTGEQITAEALGGADSHMGNSGVVHFVAEDDKDALYLCRRLLSFLPSNNLEDAPRLKAPNNVDPNPELNSIVPVEPKQAYDVRRVIAGIVDQGDFLEVQAGYAMNMVVGFARILGRSVGIVANQPQAMSGAIDINAATKGSRFIRFCNAFNIPLITFVDVPGFLPGVQQEYGGIIRHGAKLLFAYSATTVPKIQVILRKSYGGAHLAMGSKDLGADRVFAWPTAEVAVMGAEGAVEIVFRKEVDKAEDKAAKRAELIQQYKSTFSTPTAAAGRRLVDDIIEPAETRKHLAQALEYLSTKREQRPPKKHGLIPL; from the coding sequence ATGAGCACGGCACCCAAATCGATGGAGAAGCTCGTCGAAGAGCTTCGCGCCGCGCGGGCCCACCTCGAAGAAGGCGGCGGCCACGCGCGGCTGGAAAAGCAGAAGAGCGAAGGCAAGCTCACCGCCCGCGAACGCGTCAAGACCCTCGTCGACGAGGGGAGCTTCGAAGAGATCGGCCTGTTCGCCCGCCACCGCCAGACCGAGTTCGGCATGCTCGGCAAGGAGGTCCCGGCCGACGGCGTCGTCACCGGCGCGGCGTCGATCGACGGCCGCCTCGTCCACCTGGCGAGCCAGGACTTCAGCGTGCTGGGGGGCTCGGCCGGCGAGGTCCACTCGCTGAAGGTCGCCGAGGTCATGGAGATGTCGCTGCACACCGGCAGCCCGTTCGTTTTCATCAACGATTCGGGGGGCGCCCGCGTCCAGGAGGGCATCGACTCGCTCTCCGGCTACGGCAAGGTGTTCTTCACGAACGTCTCGCTCTCCGGGGCCGTCCCCCAGATTTCGCTCATCTGCGGCCCCTGCGCGGGCGGGGCGGCGTACTCACCGGCCCTCACCGACTTCATCATCATGACCCGCAAAGCCCAGATGTTCATCACTGGGCCGCAGGTCATCAAGCAGGTGACGGGCGAGCAGATCACGGCCGAGGCCCTGGGCGGGGCCGACTCCCACATGGGCAACTCGGGCGTCGTCCACTTCGTCGCCGAGGACGACAAGGACGCCCTGTACCTCTGCCGTCGCCTGCTGAGCTTCCTGCCTTCGAACAACCTCGAGGACGCGCCCCGGCTCAAGGCCCCGAACAACGTCGACCCCAACCCCGAGCTGAACTCGATCGTGCCCGTCGAACCCAAGCAGGCGTACGACGTCCGCCGGGTGATCGCGGGGATCGTCGACCAGGGCGACTTCCTGGAGGTCCAGGCCGGCTACGCGATGAACATGGTCGTGGGCTTCGCCCGCATCCTGGGCCGGTCGGTGGGCATCGTCGCCAACCAGCCCCAGGCGATGTCGGGCGCGATCGACATCAACGCGGCGACCAAGGGGAGCCGCTTCATCCGATTCTGCAACGCGTTCAACATCCCGTTGATCACGTTCGTGGACGTGCCCGGCTTCCTGCCGGGGGTCCAGCAGGAGTACGGCGGGATCATCCGCCACGGCGCCAAGCTGCTGTTCGCCTACTCGGCCACGACCGTCCCCAAGATCCAGGTCATCCTCCGAAAGTCGTACGGGGGAGCCCACCTGGCGATGGGCTCGAAGGACCTGGGCGCCGACCGGGTCTTCGCCTGGCCGACCGCCGAGGTCGCCGTCATGGGCGCCGAGGGGGCCGTCGAGATCGTCTTCCGCAAAGAGGTGGACAAGGCCGAGGACAAGGCGGCGAAGCGGGCCGAGCTGATCCAGCAGTACAAATCGACCTTCTCCACCCCCACCGCCGCCGCCGGACGCCGGCTGGTCGATGACATCATCGAGCCGGCCGAGACCCGCAAGCATCTGGCGCAGGCGCTCGAGTACCTCAGCACCAAACGCGAGCAGAGGCCGCCGAAGAAGCACGGCCTCATCCCCCTCTAA
- a CDS encoding methylmalonyl-CoA carboxytransferase subunit 5S, translated as MSRTVEVTELVLRDAHQSLMATRMTMEDMVPACEDIDKAGFWSVECWGGATYDSCIRFLNEDPWERLRTFRKLMPNSRLQMLLRGQNLLGYRHYEDSVVDRFVDKSAENGMDVFRVFDALNDPRNLKRSMEAVKRTGKWAEGTICYTTSPLHTVEKFVELAQRLKDMGSASICIKDMAALLRPEPAYEIVRGIKEKCGEDTLVHVHVHSTTGVTLVSLMKAIEAGADIVDTAISSLSLGPGHNPTEALIEMLKGTGYETKLDKGRLLKIKEHFAKVRPRYAEFESKIYGVETEIFDSQIPGGMISNMESQLRQQGAGDRLKEVLAEVPRVRKDAGYPPLVTPSSQIVGTQAVFNVLMGEYKALTGEFADLMLGYYGETIAERAPEVIAAAEKHAKKSPITCRPADLLKPEWEVLDKAAKALPGDNGSPEDTLTYAMFPQVAPKFFAHREEGPKDPCKSPASAAAKAASPGAKGVDGAGSITGPVTYDVQIGDKMHKVTVQPA; from the coding sequence ATGTCACGCACGGTTGAGGTCACGGAGCTGGTCCTCCGCGACGCCCACCAGAGCCTGATGGCCACGCGCATGACGATGGAGGACATGGTCCCCGCATGCGAAGACATCGACAAGGCCGGCTTCTGGAGCGTCGAATGCTGGGGCGGCGCCACGTACGACTCGTGCATCCGATTCTTGAATGAAGATCCGTGGGAGCGTTTGCGGACCTTCCGCAAGCTGATGCCCAACTCGCGCCTCCAGATGCTGCTCCGCGGCCAGAACCTGCTGGGATATCGCCACTACGAGGACAGCGTCGTCGACCGGTTCGTCGACAAGTCGGCCGAAAACGGCATGGACGTGTTCCGCGTCTTCGACGCCCTCAACGACCCGCGCAACCTCAAGCGTTCGATGGAAGCCGTCAAGCGGACCGGCAAGTGGGCCGAGGGGACGATTTGTTACACGACCTCGCCGCTGCACACGGTCGAGAAATTCGTCGAACTGGCCCAGCGTCTCAAGGACATGGGATCCGCCTCGATCTGCATCAAGGACATGGCCGCCCTGCTCCGCCCCGAGCCGGCCTACGAGATCGTCCGCGGGATCAAGGAGAAGTGCGGCGAGGACACCCTCGTCCACGTCCACGTCCACTCGACGACCGGCGTGACCCTGGTCAGCCTGATGAAGGCCATCGAGGCCGGCGCCGACATCGTCGACACGGCCATCTCCTCGCTCAGCCTGGGCCCGGGCCACAACCCGACCGAGGCCCTGATCGAGATGCTCAAGGGGACCGGCTACGAGACCAAGCTCGACAAGGGCCGGCTGCTCAAGATCAAGGAGCACTTCGCCAAGGTCCGCCCGCGATACGCCGAGTTCGAGTCGAAGATCTACGGCGTCGAGACCGAGATCTTCGACAGCCAGATCCCCGGCGGCATGATCTCCAACATGGAGAGCCAGCTCCGGCAGCAAGGCGCCGGCGACCGTCTGAAAGAGGTGCTCGCCGAGGTCCCCCGGGTGCGAAAAGACGCCGGCTATCCCCCCCTGGTCACCCCGTCGAGCCAGATCGTCGGCACCCAGGCGGTCTTCAACGTGCTGATGGGCGAATACAAGGCTCTCACGGGCGAGTTCGCCGACCTCATGCTGGGCTACTACGGCGAGACCATCGCCGAGCGCGCCCCCGAAGTGATCGCCGCGGCCGAGAAGCACGCCAAGAAGTCGCCGATCACCTGTCGCCCCGCCGACCTGCTCAAGCCCGAGTGGGAGGTCCTCGACAAGGCGGCCAAGGCGCTCCCCGGCGACAACGGCAGCCCCGAAGACACTCTGACGTACGCCATGTTCCCCCAAGTCGCCCCCAAGTTCTTCGCCCACCGGGAAGAGGGCCCCAAGGACCCTTGCAAGAGCCCGGCCTCGGCGGCCGCCAAGGCGGCGAGCCCCGGAGCCAAGGGCGTCGACGGCGCGGGGTCGATCACCGGCCCGGTCACCTACGACGTGCAGATCGGCGACAAGATGCACAAGGTGACCGTCCAACCGGCCTGA
- a CDS encoding acyl-CoA thioesterase, which translates to MKETSLDVIVRPTEIDVNAHVNNAKFVEYLEWGREEWYDLNGLEYDRLKSLGAATVTVNVNVNYRAECRQGEVLSIVTRPERLGRTSFTFHQEIRKPDGTVAVDAAVTLVTIDPTTRKPRVVPAELAAALTS; encoded by the coding sequence ATGAAGGAAACGAGCCTGGACGTCATTGTCCGACCGACCGAGATCGACGTCAACGCGCACGTCAACAACGCGAAGTTCGTCGAGTACCTCGAATGGGGCCGGGAGGAGTGGTACGACCTCAACGGCCTCGAATACGACCGGCTCAAGTCGCTGGGAGCGGCGACGGTGACGGTGAACGTCAACGTGAACTATCGGGCCGAGTGCCGACAGGGCGAAGTCCTATCGATCGTCACCCGTCCCGAGCGGCTGGGGCGGACGAGCTTCACGTTTCATCAGGAGATCCGCAAGCCGGACGGGACCGTCGCGGTCGACGCCGCCGTCACGCTCGTCACGATCGATCCGACGACGCGCAAGCCGCGGGTCGTCCCGGCCGAGTTGGCCGCGGCGCTCACGTCCTGA
- the glpX gene encoding class II fructose-bisphosphatase, protein MTRQRLQITPDHNLALDLVRTTEAAALAAARWVGRGDKNAADGAAVDAMRLLFNAMQFDGVVVIGEGEKDEAPMLFNGERLGTAEGPRVDVAVDPIDGTKLVAGGQANAVAVVAVSERGTMFDPGPCFYMEKIAAGREGGRVLDVAAPIEENVKNVARARGMEVEDLTVVILDRERHHDAMARIRAIGARVYLITDGDVAGAIAAATPGTGIDLLYGIGGTPEAVITAAALKCLGGEIQGRLRPRTDTERKAVLDAGFDLERILTTNDLVRGEDVFFAATGITDGSLLRGVRYSPEGATTESVVMRSRSGTIRTIKAEHRWEALGAHPAAEHDTNRERPAHRLPPLLRKGETPSPGEGA, encoded by the coding sequence ATGACCCGGCAGCGACTGCAGATCACGCCCGACCACAACCTGGCGCTCGACCTCGTCCGCACCACCGAGGCCGCGGCGCTCGCGGCGGCCCGCTGGGTGGGTCGCGGCGACAAGAACGCCGCCGACGGAGCGGCGGTCGACGCCATGCGGTTGCTCTTCAACGCCATGCAGTTCGACGGCGTGGTCGTGATCGGCGAGGGTGAGAAGGACGAGGCGCCGATGCTCTTCAACGGCGAACGCCTGGGCACCGCCGAGGGCCCCCGGGTCGACGTCGCGGTCGACCCGATCGACGGCACGAAGCTCGTCGCCGGGGGCCAGGCGAACGCCGTGGCCGTGGTCGCGGTCTCCGAACGGGGCACGATGTTCGACCCCGGACCTTGCTTCTACATGGAGAAGATCGCCGCCGGCCGCGAAGGGGGCCGCGTGCTCGACGTCGCCGCGCCCATCGAGGAAAACGTCAAGAACGTCGCCCGGGCCCGCGGGATGGAGGTCGAGGACCTGACCGTCGTGATCCTCGACCGCGAACGCCACCACGACGCGATGGCGCGGATCCGGGCGATCGGCGCCCGGGTCTACCTGATCACCGACGGCGACGTCGCCGGGGCCATAGCCGCGGCCACGCCCGGGACGGGCATCGACCTGCTCTACGGGATCGGCGGCACGCCCGAGGCGGTCATCACCGCGGCGGCCCTGAAGTGCCTGGGCGGCGAGATCCAGGGCCGGCTCCGGCCCCGCACCGATACCGAGCGCAAGGCCGTCCTCGACGCCGGATTCGACCTGGAACGCATCCTGACCACGAACGACCTGGTGCGCGGGGAGGACGTCTTCTTCGCCGCCACCGGCATCACCGACGGCTCGCTCCTGCGGGGCGTCCGCTACAGCCCGGAAGGGGCGACGACCGAGTCGGTTGTGATGCGCTCCCGATCCGGGACGATCCGCACGATCAAGGCCGAGCATCGCTGGGAGGCGCTGGGAGCACACCCGGCGGCCGAGCACGATACGAATCGCGAACGCCCCGCTCACCGCCTTCCACCCCTCCTGCGCAAGGGCGAGACGCCGAGCCCGGGCGAGGGCGCCTGA
- a CDS encoding SDR family NAD(P)-dependent oxidoreductase has protein sequence MIIKGKSAVVTGAGSGIGQAVAMELADRGVGAVGLIDSSENVINVARAINDRMERPVAEAIIGDVTDPVFRSHAFDLISGKYGAPSICIPAAGVSRDQPAVAIDEKTGRAVTYPLEKFREVAEVNMIAPAAWAIEMIARIAEERHKRGKTSWNPDEGIQGTIIFLGAVSSHGNSGQVAYAAAKSGLEGVASTLAKEAINFGVRCAVIHPGYTDTPMTRALGEEYIKKNILPYTQLRRLIAPSEIADAIYFLICNSAVSGQLWADAGWHPQA, from the coding sequence ATGATCATCAAGGGTAAATCGGCCGTCGTCACCGGCGCCGGCAGCGGCATCGGCCAGGCCGTCGCCATGGAGCTGGCCGATCGCGGGGTCGGCGCCGTCGGCCTGATCGACAGCAGCGAGAACGTCATCAACGTGGCCCGCGCGATCAACGACCGGATGGAGCGGCCGGTGGCCGAGGCCATCATCGGCGACGTCACCGACCCCGTCTTCCGTTCGCACGCCTTCGACCTGATCTCCGGCAAGTACGGCGCTCCGAGCATATGCATCCCCGCCGCGGGCGTCAGCCGCGATCAGCCCGCCGTCGCCATCGACGAGAAGACCGGCCGCGCGGTGACCTACCCGCTGGAGAAGTTCCGCGAGGTCGCCGAGGTCAACATGATCGCCCCGGCCGCGTGGGCCATCGAGATGATCGCGCGGATCGCCGAGGAACGCCACAAGCGCGGCAAGACGAGCTGGAATCCGGACGAGGGAATCCAGGGGACGATCATCTTCCTGGGCGCCGTCTCGTCGCACGGCAATTCCGGCCAGGTCGCCTACGCCGCCGCCAAGTCGGGCCTGGAAGGCGTCGCCTCGACGCTCGCCAAGGAGGCCATCAACTTCGGCGTCCGCTGCGCGGTCATCCATCCCGGATACACCGACACGCCGATGACCCGGGCCTTGGGGGAGGAGTACATCAAGAAAAACATCCTGCCCTACACCCAGCTCCGCCGCCTGATCGCCCCATCCGAGATCGCCGACGCGATCTACTTCCTGATCTGCAACTCGGCCGTCAGCGGCCAGCTCTGGGCCGACGCCGGCTGGCACCCCCAGGCCTGA
- the scpA gene encoding methylmalonyl-CoA mutase: protein MSESLPNSSNLGGWQKAAAKFAPEHKVENLDWKTPEGIDVKPLYTSQDVKDLPYADTLPGFEPFVRGPQATMYAVRPWTIRQYAGFSTAEESNAFYKRALAAGGQGVSVAFDLATHRGYDSDHPRVQGDVGKAGVAIDSVEDMKILFDGIPLDKVSVSMTMNGAVLPILAGYIVAAEEQGVTLDKLSGTIQNDILKEFMVRNTYIYPPEPSMRIVADIIEYTAHKMPKFNSISISGYHMQEAGATQALELGLTLGDGKEYVRTALAKGLDVDEFAGRLSFFFAVGMNFYLEVAKLRAARLLWWKIMKEFDAKNPKSMMLRTHCQTSGWSLTEQDPYNNVVRTTIEAMAAVFGGTQSLHTNSFDEAIALPTDTSSRIARNTQIVIQEETHICNVVDPWAGSYMMEKLTQEVADKAWAIIEEADKLGGMTKAVASGWAKLKIEECAAEKQARIDSGLDVIVGVNKYRLAKEDAVEIREIDNSAVRDSQIARLKSIRAGRDAAAVQHALDELAMVAHDGKGNLLEAAVKAVRLRATVGEISDALEKIWGRFRANNQVISGVYGAAFGKDQEWDELKSDVEKFAAEEGRRPRVMIAKLGQDGHDRGAKVVATALADLGFDIDIGPLFQTPEEAARQAVENDCHAVGVSTLAAGHKTLVPELIKALKDLGADDVCVFVGGVIPAQDYDFLTHAGAVGIFGPGTPIPTCAKQILDAIRRTHVPA, encoded by the coding sequence ATGAGCGAGTCACTGCCGAACTCCTCGAACCTGGGCGGCTGGCAGAAGGCCGCGGCCAAATTCGCCCCCGAACACAAGGTCGAAAACCTCGACTGGAAGACGCCGGAAGGCATCGACGTCAAGCCGTTGTATACGTCGCAGGACGTGAAAGACCTGCCGTACGCCGACACCCTCCCCGGTTTCGAGCCCTTCGTCCGCGGCCCCCAGGCCACGATGTACGCCGTCCGCCCCTGGACGATCCGCCAGTACGCCGGCTTCTCCACCGCCGAGGAATCGAACGCCTTCTACAAGCGCGCCCTCGCCGCCGGCGGCCAGGGGGTCTCCGTGGCCTTCGACCTGGCGACCCACCGCGGCTACGATTCCGACCATCCTCGGGTCCAGGGCGACGTCGGCAAGGCCGGCGTGGCGATCGACTCGGTCGAGGACATGAAGATCCTGTTCGACGGCATCCCGCTCGACAAGGTCTCCGTGTCTATGACCATGAACGGCGCGGTCCTGCCGATCCTGGCCGGCTACATCGTCGCCGCCGAGGAGCAGGGGGTCACGCTCGACAAGCTCTCCGGGACCATCCAGAACGACATCCTCAAGGAGTTCATGGTCCGCAATACGTACATCTATCCGCCCGAGCCGTCGATGCGCATCGTCGCCGACATCATCGAGTACACGGCTCATAAGATGCCGAAGTTCAACTCGATCTCGATCTCGGGCTATCACATGCAGGAGGCCGGCGCGACCCAGGCCCTCGAACTCGGGCTCACGCTCGGCGACGGCAAGGAATACGTCCGGACGGCCCTCGCCAAGGGGCTGGACGTCGACGAATTCGCCGGCCGGCTGAGCTTCTTCTTCGCGGTGGGGATGAACTTCTACCTGGAGGTCGCCAAGCTCCGCGCCGCGCGGCTGCTCTGGTGGAAGATCATGAAGGAGTTCGACGCCAAGAACCCCAAGTCGATGATGCTGCGGACCCACTGCCAGACCTCCGGCTGGTCGCTCACCGAGCAGGACCCCTACAACAACGTCGTCCGCACGACCATCGAGGCCATGGCGGCCGTTTTCGGCGGCACCCAGTCGCTGCACACCAACTCGTTCGACGAGGCCATCGCCCTGCCGACCGACACCTCGTCCCGCATCGCCCGCAACACCCAGATCGTCATCCAGGAGGAGACGCACATCTGCAACGTCGTCGATCCCTGGGCCGGCTCGTACATGATGGAGAAGCTCACCCAGGAGGTCGCCGACAAGGCCTGGGCGATCATCGAGGAGGCCGACAAGCTCGGCGGCATGACCAAGGCCGTCGCCTCGGGCTGGGCCAAGCTCAAGATCGAGGAGTGCGCGGCCGAGAAGCAGGCCCGCATCGACTCCGGGCTCGACGTCATCGTCGGCGTCAACAAGTACCGATTGGCGAAGGAAGACGCGGTCGAGATCCGGGAAATCGACAACTCGGCCGTCCGCGACTCGCAGATCGCCCGACTCAAATCGATCCGCGCCGGTCGCGACGCCGCGGCCGTCCAGCACGCCCTGGACGAACTCGCGATGGTCGCCCACGACGGCAAGGGGAACCTTCTCGAGGCCGCCGTGAAGGCGGTGCGGCTGCGGGCGACCGTCGGCGAGATCTCGGACGCCCTCGAAAAGATCTGGGGCCGTTTCCGCGCCAACAACCAGGTGATCTCGGGCGTCTACGGCGCGGCGTTCGGCAAGGACCAGGAGTGGGACGAGCTCAAAAGCGACGTCGAGAAGTTCGCCGCCGAGGAAGGCCGTCGCCCCCGCGTGATGATCGCCAAGTTGGGGCAGGACGGCCACGACCGCGGCGCCAAGGTCGTCGCCACGGCGCTCGCCGACTTGGGCTTCGACATCGACATCGGTCCCCTCTTCCAGACCCCCGAAGAGGCCGCGCGTCAGGCTGTGGAGAACGACTGCCACGCCGTCGGCGTCTCGACCCTCGCCGCCGGGCACAAGACGCTCGTCCCCGAGTTGATCAAGGCCCTCAAGGATCTGGGTGCTGACGACGTCTGCGTCTTCGTGGGCGGCGTCATCCCCGCCCAGGATTACGACTTCCTGACCCACGCCGGCGCGGTGGGGATCTTCGGCCCCGGCACGCCGATCCCGACCTGCGCCAAGCAGATCCTCGACGCGATCCGCCGGACGCACGTCCCGGCCTGA
- the meaB gene encoding methylmalonyl Co-A mutase-associated GTPase MeaB: MLSDPAEPPREPSALPAGPTDDDRPSKATLDEADRALVEGVLKRQPRALAKAITLVESTRSDHRRRAAGVLDALLPHTGRSIRLGISGSPGAGKSTFIEVLGLELIRLGHRVAVLAVDPSSSISGGSILGDKTRMERLSVDPDAYIRPSPSRGSLGGVADKTREAMLICEAAGFDVLLIETVGVGQSETTVAGMVDAFVLIQLPNAGDDLQAIKKGIVEVADLIVVNKADIDPDAAELARRQLAGALSLLRRPTAGWRPVVVSVSAARNQGIDKFWGEVERLRAALQESGELDEKRRRQSVDWMWSLIDQGLRSRFRENPRVRRELEPASRSVAEGRTTAAAAAYRLLDFVEAAGP; encoded by the coding sequence ATGTTGAGCGATCCCGCGGAACCGCCCCGCGAACCCTCGGCCCTCCCGGCGGGGCCGACGGACGACGACCGACCGAGCAAGGCGACCCTCGACGAAGCGGACCGGGCGCTCGTCGAAGGGGTCCTCAAGCGACAGCCCCGCGCCCTCGCCAAGGCCATCACGCTCGTCGAGTCGACCCGAAGCGACCATCGTCGTCGCGCGGCCGGGGTCCTCGACGCCCTCCTGCCGCACACGGGCCGATCGATCCGGCTGGGGATCAGCGGCTCGCCCGGGGCCGGCAAGTCGACGTTCATCGAGGTGCTCGGGCTCGAGCTGATCCGGCTGGGGCATCGCGTGGCCGTCCTCGCCGTCGACCCGTCCAGCTCGATCTCGGGCGGCTCGATCCTGGGCGATAAGACGCGCATGGAGCGCCTGTCGGTCGACCCCGACGCCTATATTCGGCCTTCGCCCTCACGGGGCTCTTTGGGCGGCGTGGCCGACAAGACGCGCGAGGCCATGCTGATCTGCGAGGCCGCCGGCTTCGACGTGTTGCTGATCGAGACCGTCGGCGTCGGCCAGTCCGAGACGACCGTCGCCGGCATGGTCGACGCCTTCGTCCTGATCCAGCTCCCCAACGCGGGCGACGACCTCCAGGCGATCAAGAAGGGGATCGTCGAGGTCGCCGACCTGATCGTGGTGAACAAGGCCGACATCGACCCCGACGCCGCCGAGCTGGCCCGCCGCCAGCTCGCCGGCGCCTTGTCGCTGCTGCGACGTCCCACGGCCGGATGGAGGCCCGTCGTCGTCTCCGTCAGCGCGGCCAGGAATCAGGGCATCGACAAATTCTGGGGCGAGGTCGAACGGCTCCGCGCGGCGCTCCAGGAGAGCGGCGAGCTGGATGAGAAGCGTCGCCGCCAGTCGGTCGACTGGATGTGGAGCCTGATCGACCAGGGCCTCCGCAGCCGATTCCGCGAGAATCCCCGCGTCCGACGCGAACTCGAGCCGGCCAGCCGTTCCGTGGCCGAGGGCCGGACGACGGCCGCCGCGGCGGCCTACCGCCTGCTCGATTTCGTGGAGGCCGCCGGGCCCTGA
- a CDS encoding acyl-CoA carboxylase subunit beta, which produces MHEIVRQLDEKRASARMGGGAKRIAAQHAKGKLTARERLELLLDPDSFEEWDMFKGHRCTDFGMADDVIPGDGVVTGYGTINGRLVFVFSQDFTVFGGSLSEAHAEKICKIMDQAMNVGAPVIGLNDSGGARIQEGVASLGGYADVFLRNVEASGVVPQISLVMGPCAGGAVYSPAMTDFIFMVKDSSYMFVTGPEVVRTVTHESVTPEELGGAVTHTTKSGVADLAFENDVEALMMARRLFTFIPSNNRESPPIVPTEDPVDRKEASLDSLVPDDPNRPYDVKELILKVVDEWDFFELMPDHAKNIVIGFGRIGGRSVGFVANQPLVLAGCLDIKSAIKAARFVRFCDAYNIPIVTFVDVPGFMPGTAQEYAGIIKHGAKLLYAYAECTAPKATVITRKAYGGAYDVMSSKHLRGDVNFAWPSAEIAVMGPKGAVEIIFREEKGDPDRIAGREREYREKFANPFIAGHRGFIDDVIMPRETRKRLARSLEMLRKKKVERPWRKHGNIPL; this is translated from the coding sequence ATGCACGAGATCGTCCGCCAACTCGACGAGAAACGCGCCTCGGCCCGGATGGGCGGGGGCGCGAAGCGGATCGCCGCGCAACACGCCAAGGGCAAGCTCACCGCCCGCGAGCGGCTCGAGCTGTTGCTCGACCCCGACTCGTTCGAAGAGTGGGACATGTTCAAGGGCCACCGCTGCACCGACTTCGGGATGGCGGACGACGTCATCCCCGGCGACGGCGTCGTGACCGGCTACGGGACGATCAACGGCCGCCTGGTCTTCGTCTTCAGTCAGGACTTCACCGTGTTCGGCGGCTCGCTCTCGGAGGCCCACGCCGAGAAGATCTGCAAGATCATGGACCAGGCGATGAACGTCGGCGCGCCGGTGATCGGCCTCAACGACTCGGGCGGCGCGCGTATCCAGGAGGGCGTCGCCTCGCTCGGCGGCTACGCCGACGTCTTCCTGCGCAATGTCGAGGCGTCGGGCGTCGTGCCCCAGATCTCGCTCGTCATGGGACCGTGCGCGGGGGGCGCGGTCTACTCGCCGGCGATGACCGACTTCATCTTCATGGTGAAAGACTCCTCGTACATGTTCGTCACAGGGCCCGAGGTCGTGCGGACCGTCACCCACGAGTCGGTCACGCCCGAAGAGCTCGGCGGAGCGGTCACGCACACGACGAAGTCGGGCGTGGCCGACCTGGCGTTCGAGAACGACGTCGAGGCCCTGATGATGGCCCGCCGGCTGTTCACGTTCATCCCCTCGAACAACCGCGAGAGCCCGCCGATCGTCCCGACCGAGGATCCGGTCGACCGCAAGGAAGCCTCGCTCGACTCGCTCGTACCCGACGATCCCAACCGGCCCTACGACGTCAAGGAGCTGATCCTCAAGGTCGTCGACGAGTGGGACTTCTTCGAGCTGATGCCCGACCACGCGAAGAACATCGTCATCGGATTCGGCCGGATCGGCGGCCGGAGCGTCGGCTTCGTGGCGAACCAGCCGCTCGTGCTGGCCGGCTGCCTGGACATCAAGAGCGCGATCAAGGCCGCGCGGTTCGTCCGCTTTTGCGACGCCTACAACATCCCGATCGTGACCTTCGTCGACGTCCCGGGCTTCATGCCGGGGACGGCCCAGGAGTACGCCGGGATCATCAAGCACGGCGCGAAGCTTCTGTACGCCTACGCCGAATGCACGGCGCCGAAGGCGACCGTCATCACCCGCAAGGCGTACGGCGGGGCTTACGACGTCATGTCGTCGAAACACCTGCGGGGGGACGTCAACTTCGCCTGGCCGTCGGCGGAGATCGCCGTGATGGGCCCGAAAGGCGCGGTCGAGATCATCTTCCGAGAGGAGAAGGGCGACCCCGACCGGATCGCCGGCCGCGAGCGCGAGTATCGCGAGAAGTTCGCCAACCCGTTCATCGCCGGCCACCGCGGCTTCATCGACGACGTCATCATGCCCCGCGAGACCCGGAAGCGGCTGGCGCGATCGCTGGAGATGCTCCGCAAGAAGAAGGTCGAGCGGCCCTGGCGCAAGCACGGCAACATCCCCCTCTGA